A genomic region of Luteibacter aegosomatissinici contains the following coding sequences:
- a CDS encoding MbcA/ParS/Xre antitoxin family protein has protein sequence MRPAIRTEPTPGGDLGGPALRAFFSLADHWKLKGAEQRTLLGDPPESTYFKWKKQQEGSPSRDVIERISYLLGIWKDLQILFPDPSQADAWVRKPNDAPLFGGRSALDRMLSGNVADLYVVRQYLDAQRGWNG, from the coding sequence ATGCGTCCAGCCATCCGAACCGAACCCACCCCTGGCGGCGACCTTGGCGGGCCTGCCCTCCGGGCCTTTTTCAGCCTGGCCGACCACTGGAAGCTGAAGGGCGCGGAGCAGCGCACGTTGCTGGGCGATCCGCCCGAATCCACCTATTTCAAGTGGAAGAAGCAGCAGGAAGGTTCGCCGTCGCGCGATGTCATCGAGCGGATCAGCTATCTGCTCGGTATCTGGAAAGACCTGCAGATCCTCTTCCCCGACCCCTCCCAGGCCGATGCCTGGGTACGCAAGCCTAACGACGCCCCCCTGTTCGGCGGCCGTTCGGCGCTGGATCGCATGCTTTCCGGCAACGTCGCCGACCTTTACGTCGTCCGCCAATACCTGGACGCCCAGCGCGGCTGGAACGGATGA
- a CDS encoding RES family NAD+ phosphorylase encodes MSAAPPLRRIRWSHAYRIVSSRFPPVGLFDRIADPKDIDAVMQIESLTNPRLRDEIGALSLVPPERRIAGPGSSPVMAAFAHISPDGSRFSDGHWGVFYAAHTVATAIEETVFHREAFMAATKEPPTDVQVRCYRTSIAGRFHDIRGGWPAEHDPDSYSASVKLARELRDSGSNGIVYDSARHAGGECVAAFYPDVVAPCTQAEHFIYRWNGQRIEAVLKVTPVERQGLSRGT; translated from the coding sequence ATGAGCGCCGCGCCACCGCTCCGCCGCATCCGCTGGAGCCACGCGTACCGCATCGTTTCCAGCCGTTTCCCACCCGTCGGCCTGTTCGATCGCATTGCCGATCCCAAGGACATCGACGCGGTGATGCAGATCGAATCGCTGACCAACCCGCGCCTGCGCGACGAAATCGGCGCGTTGAGCCTGGTCCCGCCCGAGCGCCGCATCGCAGGGCCAGGGTCCAGCCCGGTCATGGCGGCGTTTGCGCATATATCGCCGGATGGCAGCCGCTTCAGCGATGGGCACTGGGGTGTGTTCTACGCGGCGCACACGGTGGCCACCGCCATCGAGGAGACGGTGTTTCATCGCGAGGCGTTCATGGCCGCGACGAAAGAACCACCGACCGACGTGCAGGTGCGTTGCTATCGCACATCGATCGCCGGTCGGTTCCACGACATCCGCGGTGGCTGGCCGGCGGAACACGATCCCGATTCCTACTCGGCAAGCGTGAAACTGGCCCGCGAACTTCGCGACAGCGGTTCCAACGGCATCGTGTACGACAGCGCCCGGCACGCGGGCGGTGAATGCGTGGCGGCGTTCTACCCGGATGTGGTCGCGCCCTGCACACAGGCAGAACACTTCATTTACCGATGGAATGGCCAGCGCATTGAAGCGGTGCTCAAGGTCACACCCGTGGAACGCCAGGGTTTGTCGCGCGGCACCTAA
- a CDS encoding SGNH/GDSL hydrolase family protein encodes MKRLTIVLTLLFLAFGAAAKDNDHAKWEPDIQAFEASDKAAPPPQHAVLFIGSSSIRFWKTLDTDFPGYKVINRGFGGSDLDDSTAFADRIVKPYHPAAIVVYAGDNDLQNGDSPEQVRDDFTAFVAKVRSYDPQVPIAFISIKPSIARLNLLPQIDLANQLVRDQAMKEKGVAFLDVAPAMVDANGQPKPDLFVADGLHMSPQGYALWVAQVKPWLADHAMAAQVKQSPNEATK; translated from the coding sequence ATGAAACGCCTGACGATCGTCCTCACCCTGCTGTTCCTCGCCTTCGGCGCCGCCGCCAAGGATAACGACCACGCCAAGTGGGAGCCTGATATCCAGGCTTTCGAAGCATCGGACAAGGCTGCGCCCCCACCGCAGCACGCGGTGCTTTTCATCGGCAGTTCCTCCATCCGGTTCTGGAAGACGCTCGATACCGATTTTCCTGGCTACAAAGTGATCAACCGGGGCTTCGGCGGATCCGATCTCGATGACAGCACGGCGTTCGCCGATCGCATCGTCAAGCCGTACCACCCGGCGGCGATCGTGGTGTATGCCGGTGATAACGACCTGCAGAACGGCGACAGCCCGGAGCAGGTGCGCGACGATTTCACCGCTTTCGTGGCGAAGGTGCGTTCCTACGATCCGCAAGTTCCCATCGCTTTCATTTCGATCAAGCCCAGCATCGCTCGCCTGAACCTGTTGCCGCAGATCGATCTCGCCAACCAGCTCGTGCGCGACCAGGCCATGAAGGAGAAGGGGGTGGCGTTCCTCGATGTGGCGCCCGCCATGGTCGATGCGAACGGCCAGCCCAAACCGGATCTGTTCGTCGCGGATGGCCTGCACATGAGCCCGCAGGGCTACGCCCTGTGGGTGGCGCAGGTGAAGCCGTGGCTGGCCGACCACGCGATGGCCGCCCAAGTTAAACAGAGCCCAAACGAAGCCACGAAGTAG
- the phhA gene encoding phenylalanine 4-monooxygenase has translation MDTPRRVEHQQTDRGYVPVYATGIVEQPWANYSKTDHEVWDTLYKRQRELLPSYACKEFLEGVERFGFGEGGIPRFDDLNKVLAEATGWQIVAVEGLLPDEVFFDHLANRRFPVSWWIRRPDQLDYLSEPDLFHDLFGHVPLLLNPVFADYMQAYGKGGMKAHAIGPEALMNLTRLYWYTVEFGLINTPEGMRIYGAGIVSSKGESIYSIDSPSPNRIGFGLERVMNTKYRIDTYQQTYFVIDSFDQLFDATRPDFTPIYEKLAHGSAVAAAEVLESDKVFQRGTREGFASGEDN, from the coding sequence ATGGACACCCCCCGTCGCGTCGAACACCAGCAGACCGACCGCGGATACGTGCCCGTCTATGCGACCGGCATCGTGGAGCAGCCGTGGGCGAACTATTCGAAGACCGACCACGAGGTGTGGGACACCCTGTACAAGCGCCAGCGCGAGCTGCTGCCGTCCTATGCCTGCAAGGAATTCCTGGAAGGCGTGGAACGCTTTGGCTTTGGCGAAGGTGGTATCCCGCGTTTTGATGACCTGAACAAGGTGCTCGCCGAGGCCACGGGCTGGCAGATCGTGGCCGTGGAAGGCCTGCTCCCTGATGAAGTGTTCTTCGACCACCTGGCCAACCGCCGCTTCCCGGTGAGCTGGTGGATCCGCCGTCCCGACCAGCTGGATTACCTCTCCGAACCGGATCTGTTCCACGACCTGTTCGGCCACGTGCCGCTGCTGCTCAACCCCGTGTTCGCCGATTACATGCAGGCCTACGGCAAGGGCGGCATGAAAGCCCATGCCATCGGGCCCGAAGCGCTGATGAACCTCACGCGCCTGTACTGGTACACGGTGGAGTTCGGCCTCATCAACACACCCGAGGGCATGCGCATCTACGGCGCCGGCATCGTCAGCTCCAAGGGCGAATCCATCTACTCCATCGATTCGCCATCGCCCAACCGCATCGGGTTTGGCCTGGAGCGGGTGATGAACACGAAGTACCGGATCGATACCTACCAGCAGACATACTTCGTGATCGACAGCTTTGACCAGCTCTTCGATGCCACGCGCCCGGACTTCACGCCGATCTACGAAAAGCTCGCCCACGGTTCCGCCGTCGCGGCAGCCGAGGTTCTCGAATCGGACAAGGTGTTCCAGCGCGGCACCCGCGAAGGCTTCGCTTCCGGCGAAGACAACTGA
- a CDS encoding Lrp/AsnC family transcriptional regulator encodes MQGTLDRTDLRILATLQANGRISNADLATEVNLSPSACLRRVQKLESDGVIAGYGARLEPRAIGLGLQAFVRVQLSRHESEAVAAFSATVADWDEVVACHALTGDMDYLLQVYVADLDGFSAFLLDRLLNAAGVADVNTSFVLRTVKASTALPLGNARPL; translated from the coding sequence ATGCAAGGCACCCTCGACCGTACCGATTTGCGCATCCTGGCCACGCTTCAGGCCAATGGCCGCATCAGCAACGCCGACCTGGCCACCGAGGTGAACCTTTCACCCTCGGCCTGCCTGCGCCGCGTACAGAAACTGGAGTCCGATGGGGTTATCGCCGGTTACGGCGCCCGGCTGGAACCGCGGGCCATCGGCCTGGGCCTGCAGGCCTTTGTCCGCGTGCAGCTATCCCGGCACGAGAGCGAGGCGGTGGCCGCCTTTTCCGCCACGGTGGCCGACTGGGACGAGGTGGTGGCCTGCCACGCACTAACCGGCGACATGGACTATCTGCTCCAGGTTTACGTGGCCGACCTGGACGGGTTCTCGGCGTTCCTGCTCGATCGGCTGCTCAACGCGGCCGGGGTGGCGGACGTCAATACGAGCTTCGTCCTGCGCACCGTCAAGGCCAGCACAGCCCTGCCGCTAGGCAATGCCAGGCCCCTTTGA
- a CDS encoding lysophospholipid acyltransferase family protein, with product MEAATANTAPRDRMRPLRYLWRVPLVIAHLVFAIFICAFILSWSTAVMKNGREPLAHRAIRLWSTWLLRIFGFTVYRKGTPLPDAVLFVANHTSWLDIVLLHSQRAACFVAKAEIARWPLVGWMAAKGGTIFHRRGNNHSLASVMAVMVERLKAGRSVAVFPEGGTGHNGVLRVFHARIFQAALDAEVPVQPVALRFASHGRRVIDAGFREHESFVGNIVRLLGGPPLDVEVHFLEPVATSADGRRRMAETARERIALALDTDTPA from the coding sequence ATGGAAGCCGCCACCGCCAATACCGCCCCACGCGACCGCATGCGCCCGTTGCGCTACCTGTGGCGCGTGCCGCTGGTCATCGCGCACCTTGTCTTCGCGATTTTCATTTGCGCGTTCATCCTGAGCTGGTCGACGGCCGTGATGAAAAACGGCCGGGAGCCGCTGGCCCACCGGGCCATCCGCCTGTGGTCGACGTGGCTGCTGCGGATCTTCGGTTTCACCGTTTACCGCAAAGGCACGCCGCTGCCGGATGCCGTGCTGTTCGTGGCGAACCACACCTCGTGGCTGGACATCGTGCTGCTCCATTCCCAGCGCGCCGCGTGCTTTGTCGCCAAGGCCGAGATCGCCCGCTGGCCGCTGGTCGGCTGGATGGCCGCGAAGGGCGGCACCATCTTCCACCGCCGCGGCAATAACCACTCGCTGGCCTCGGTCATGGCGGTCATGGTCGAGCGCCTTAAGGCAGGCCGTTCGGTCGCGGTGTTCCCCGAAGGCGGCACCGGCCACAACGGCGTGCTCCGGGTGTTCCACGCACGTATCTTCCAGGCGGCGCTCGATGCCGAGGTTCCGGTCCAGCCCGTCGCCCTGCGCTTCGCCAGCCATGGCCGGCGGGTGATCGACGCCGGCTTCCGCGAGCACGAGAGCTTCGTGGGCAACATCGTGCGCCTGCTCGGCGGCCCGCCGCTCGACGTGGAAGTGCACTTCCTTGAACCCGTGGCCACCTCGGCCGACGGCCGCCGGCGCATGGCCGAGACGGCCCGCGAGCGCATCGCGCTGGCGCTGGATACCGATACGCCGGCATGA
- a CDS encoding YheT family hydrolase, translated as MSLPTGADFHPPWPLRSGHIQTMLSSSGIRRWLLPKRAHQVQEEAREVLVDVGHGDRLSGRYTAQTTGGESRGLAILFHGWEGSVDSTYVLQTGSRLLEDGWDIFRLNFRDHGDSHGLNEALFHSCRIDEVVVALGEICRMFPARAVGLAGFSLGGNFALRAAMLATREAVPLDYVCAICPIIDPAEGLFSLESDAPWIYQAYFMRKWRRSLRQKQQAFPQQTYFELDELNQNMRDLTRSLVLRHTDFGSLESYLDGYSVAGDRLKGLHIPATILTSRDDPVIPVAAFDQLDLPANVELDIAHYGGHCGFIRDFGMTSFTDDYIAARFDAIAR; from the coding sequence ATGAGCCTGCCAACGGGCGCCGATTTCCATCCCCCGTGGCCGCTGCGCAGCGGCCACATCCAGACCATGCTTTCCTCCAGCGGCATTCGCCGCTGGCTGTTGCCCAAGCGCGCGCACCAGGTCCAGGAAGAAGCACGTGAGGTGCTGGTCGATGTCGGCCACGGCGACCGCCTCAGCGGCCGCTACACGGCACAGACGACGGGCGGTGAATCGCGCGGCCTGGCCATCCTGTTCCATGGCTGGGAAGGTAGCGTCGATTCAACCTATGTGCTGCAGACCGGTAGCCGCCTGCTCGAAGACGGGTGGGATATCTTCCGCCTGAACTTCCGAGACCACGGCGATAGCCACGGCCTGAACGAAGCGCTGTTTCATTCGTGCCGGATCGACGAAGTCGTCGTGGCGCTCGGGGAAATCTGCCGCATGTTCCCCGCCCGGGCGGTGGGGCTGGCCGGCTTCTCGCTGGGCGGCAATTTCGCCCTGCGCGCCGCCATGCTGGCTACGCGCGAGGCCGTGCCGCTCGATTACGTATGCGCCATCTGCCCGATCATCGATCCGGCCGAAGGCCTGTTCTCACTGGAGAGCGATGCGCCATGGATCTACCAGGCGTACTTCATGCGCAAATGGCGGCGTTCATTGCGCCAGAAGCAGCAGGCGTTCCCCCAGCAGACCTATTTCGAGCTGGACGAACTCAACCAGAACATGCGCGACCTTACGCGCTCGCTGGTATTGCGGCACACGGATTTCGGGTCCCTTGAGAGCTACCTCGATGGGTACTCCGTTGCCGGCGATCGCCTCAAGGGCCTGCACATCCCGGCCACCATCCTTACCTCGCGCGATGACCCCGTGATTCCCGTGGCTGCCTTCGACCAGCTCGACCTGCCGGCCAACGTGGAACTCGACATCGCCCACTACGGCGGCCACTGCGGGTTTATCCGCGACTTCGGCATGACCAGCTTTACCGACGACTACATCGCCGCCCGTTTCGACGCTATCGCGCGCTAA
- a CDS encoding YbhB/YbcL family Raf kinase inhibitor-like protein, producing the protein MRLKSDSIENGKPVPERNAFMGPAPAPERIKPGGNATPHLAWTEVSDKARSFVIAVIDTDVPSKADDVNVEGREVPRNLPRVEFVHWLMANIPLECRELAEGACGEGIVPRGKGNGKIKDDLVGPPGSVQGLNSYTEWFKGDADMEGHYHGYDGPCPPWNDSIVHHYHYHVYALDVPSVELENGFNLAELRDVIKGHVVDEAVITGTYSLNPKVHA; encoded by the coding sequence ATGCGACTGAAGAGCGACAGCATCGAGAACGGCAAGCCGGTTCCGGAAAGGAATGCCTTCATGGGCCCGGCGCCGGCACCGGAGCGGATCAAGCCGGGTGGCAACGCGACCCCGCACCTCGCGTGGACCGAGGTCTCTGACAAGGCGCGGTCGTTCGTCATCGCGGTGATCGATACGGATGTGCCCTCGAAGGCCGACGACGTCAATGTCGAGGGCCGCGAGGTGCCGCGCAACCTGCCGCGCGTCGAGTTCGTGCACTGGCTCATGGCCAATATCCCGCTGGAATGCCGCGAGTTGGCGGAAGGCGCCTGCGGCGAAGGCATCGTCCCGCGCGGCAAGGGCAACGGCAAGATCAAGGATGACCTGGTCGGCCCGCCGGGTTCGGTGCAGGGCCTTAACAGCTACACCGAATGGTTCAAGGGTGATGCGGACATGGAAGGCCATTACCACGGATACGATGGCCCCTGCCCGCCGTGGAACGACTCGATCGTGCACCACTACCACTACCACGTGTACGCGCTGGACGTGCCGTCGGTGGAACTGGAAAACGGCTTCAACCTGGCCGAGCTGCGTGATGTGATCAAAGGCCATGTGGTCGACGAGGCGGTGATTACCGGCACCTATTCGCTCAACCCCAAGGTCCACGCGTGA
- a CDS encoding DUF1328 domain-containing protein gives MLHYALVFLVIAIIAAIFGFGGIAGTAAGIAKILFIIFLILAIISFFRGRSV, from the coding sequence ATGCTGCACTACGCCCTGGTATTCCTGGTCATCGCCATCATCGCGGCGATCTTCGGTTTCGGTGGCATCGCGGGTACCGCAGCCGGCATCGCCAAGATCCTGTTCATCATCTTCCTGATCCTGGCCATCATTTCGTTCTTCCGCGGTCGCAGCGTGTAG
- a CDS encoding DUF883 family protein — protein MTKPEDHVANAATAAANTVTAAARIEERAERVKQATSDAVDRTRDAVDRAADRTKEAVDRTADRVESSLHNATDRAAHGATRAAEKAEEAKLRSKEAYDDAVDKANDWLDVAREYVREKPVQSIALAVAAGWLAGRILRN, from the coding sequence ATGACCAAGCCCGAGGACCACGTCGCCAACGCCGCCACCGCCGCCGCGAACACCGTGACGGCCGCCGCGCGCATTGAGGAACGCGCCGAGCGGGTGAAGCAGGCCACCTCCGATGCCGTCGACCGCACCCGCGATGCGGTGGACCGTGCCGCCGACCGCACCAAGGAAGCGGTGGACCGTACGGCGGATCGCGTCGAGTCGAGCTTGCACAACGCCACCGACCGCGCGGCCCACGGCGCCACGCGCGCTGCGGAAAAGGCCGAAGAGGCCAAGCTGCGCAGCAAGGAGGCGTACGACGATGCCGTGGACAAGGCAAACGACTGGCTGGATGTCGCCCGTGAGTACGTGCGCGAGAAGCCTGTCCAGTCGATTGCGCTGGCCGTGGCGGCCGGCTGGCTCGCCGGCCGCATCCTGCGCAACTGA
- a CDS encoding ABC transporter ATP-binding protein, translating into MENPPPGDDAPAGGPSLSMPAWIDDLRRLGKGLKNLFAAQLKLASAELGLARSGIVLMLFMGLAAITFAVGLGFTLLALVGWALAQWFGSWAWALAALAGIQVILLLLAILVFRHAMRWLTLPATRAELATLAKQAAAQGKAEGELRERD; encoded by the coding sequence ATGGAAAACCCGCCGCCCGGCGACGATGCGCCGGCCGGTGGGCCGTCGCTGTCCATGCCGGCCTGGATAGATGATCTGCGCCGCCTGGGCAAGGGGCTCAAGAACCTTTTCGCGGCCCAGCTGAAGCTGGCGAGTGCCGAGCTCGGGCTCGCGCGCAGCGGCATCGTCCTCATGCTGTTCATGGGCCTGGCGGCGATCACGTTCGCCGTCGGCCTGGGCTTTACCTTGCTGGCGCTGGTGGGCTGGGCGCTCGCGCAGTGGTTCGGATCCTGGGCGTGGGCGCTGGCTGCCCTGGCGGGCATCCAGGTCATTTTGCTGTTGCTGGCCATTCTGGTCTTCCGTCACGCCATGCGCTGGCTTACCCTGCCGGCCACCCGTGCCGAATTGGCCACCCTGGCAAAGCAGGCGGCGGCGCAGGGCAAGGCCGAGGGCGAACTCCGCGAGAGGGATTGA
- a CDS encoding AI-2E family transporter, translating into MNESPNPLPAPVTSVAPGVAVATLATPSSRPARRKPGGSNNVRRISRNLRAIRIGLTGLILLALLYTVAISKSLLVPLVLAAFIGLALNPIVAAAARWRIPRWLAAMVVMGLLGTGIVTAVGTLSEPALNWFHEAPAAMRAFAPKIKPMTQQIEAASRATQTLVGGTVSRVAAQPNSFSFTAWDIVATAPKIIASVLTVALLVFFFLVYGDEILRRAVEISPTFAYKRHTVSIVRSIQVEVSSYLLLTAAINVTLGLVTAAMLYLYGVPDPLLWGCFATVANFIPYVGAISTTTVLAVVGALHFQELGPALLPAATFAGITAVEGNMITPMLQGRRSRLSPVAILLWLLLWGWIWGIPGAILAVPMLTCVKLITARLRGWEWFAHIISR; encoded by the coding sequence GTGAACGAGTCACCCAATCCTCTCCCTGCGCCCGTAACCTCGGTGGCGCCCGGTGTTGCCGTAGCCACGTTAGCCACCCCGTCGTCACGCCCCGCGCGCCGCAAGCCGGGGGGAAGCAACAACGTACGCCGTATTTCGCGCAACCTGCGCGCAATACGCATTGGACTGACCGGCCTCATCCTGCTGGCGCTGCTCTATACCGTGGCCATCAGCAAGTCGCTGCTGGTGCCGCTGGTCCTGGCCGCTTTCATCGGCCTGGCGCTAAACCCGATCGTGGCCGCGGCGGCGCGCTGGCGTATCCCGCGCTGGCTTGCGGCCATGGTGGTCATGGGTTTGCTCGGCACCGGCATCGTCACTGCCGTGGGTACGCTCTCGGAACCCGCGTTGAACTGGTTCCATGAAGCACCGGCGGCGATGCGCGCATTCGCGCCCAAGATCAAGCCGATGACCCAGCAGATCGAAGCGGCGAGCCGTGCGACGCAGACGCTGGTCGGTGGCACGGTCTCGCGCGTGGCCGCCCAGCCGAACAGCTTTTCCTTCACCGCGTGGGATATCGTCGCGACCGCGCCCAAGATCATCGCGAGCGTGCTTACCGTCGCGCTGCTCGTGTTCTTCTTCCTCGTGTATGGCGACGAGATCCTCCGGCGAGCGGTCGAGATATCGCCGACCTTTGCCTACAAGCGACACACGGTCAGCATTGTCCGCAGCATCCAGGTCGAGGTATCGAGCTACCTGCTGCTCACGGCCGCCATCAACGTGACACTGGGCCTGGTGACCGCGGCCATGCTGTATCTGTATGGCGTGCCCGACCCCCTGTTGTGGGGCTGCTTCGCCACGGTGGCGAACTTCATTCCCTACGTGGGCGCGATCAGCACCACCACCGTGCTCGCCGTGGTGGGCGCGCTGCATTTCCAGGAGCTTGGCCCGGCCCTGCTGCCTGCCGCCACCTTCGCGGGCATCACCGCTGTCGAAGGCAATATGATCACGCCGATGCTGCAGGGCCGCCGCTCGCGCCTGTCGCCGGTAGCCATCCTGCTATGGCTGCTGTTGTGGGGTTGGATCTGGGGCATCCCAGGCGCGATCCTCGCCGTGCCGATGCTGACCTGCGTGAAGTTGATCACGGCCCGGCTGCGCGGGTGGGAATGGTTCGCGCATATCATTTCGCGCTGA
- a CDS encoding SDR family NAD(P)-dependent oxidoreductase, giving the protein MSSAKVHRLPVRAKRPTTVAMDPPLTQRIALVSGASRGIGLEVAKQLAALGITVFMGMREPSRGDKALKAVRELGGDAYAIKLDVTKARDIEAAIAHIEGRFGRLDILVNNAGGYYDHSGKSADNDLTNIRGALDVNLLGAWSLTAAALPLMRRHGYGRVVNVSSECAVHAMCGEKAPAYRISKAALNAYTQVIAKEMQGSGILINAVCPGWTATDLGGAGGRPVAESAEGIVWAALVSEHEAGTGDFYRDRARIAW; this is encoded by the coding sequence ATGAGCAGCGCGAAGGTTCACCGCCTGCCGGTGCGGGCGAAGCGGCCAACCACGGTCGCCATGGACCCGCCGCTCACCCAGCGCATCGCGCTGGTGAGCGGCGCCAGCCGCGGAATCGGCCTGGAAGTCGCCAAGCAGCTGGCAGCGTTAGGCATCACCGTGTTCATGGGCATGCGCGAGCCATCCAGGGGCGATAAGGCCCTGAAGGCGGTTCGAGAGCTCGGGGGTGATGCGTATGCCATCAAGCTGGATGTCACCAAGGCACGTGACATCGAGGCGGCCATCGCCCACATCGAAGGGCGTTTCGGCCGGCTCGATATCCTGGTGAACAACGCCGGCGGGTACTACGACCATAGCGGTAAATCGGCGGACAACGACCTCACGAATATTCGCGGTGCGCTGGACGTCAACCTGCTTGGTGCGTGGTCACTAACGGCAGCCGCGTTGCCGCTGATGCGCCGCCACGGCTATGGCCGCGTCGTGAACGTCTCCAGCGAATGCGCGGTGCACGCCATGTGCGGCGAAAAGGCGCCCGCCTATCGCATCTCCAAGGCCGCGCTCAACGCCTACACCCAGGTCATCGCGAAGGAAATGCAAGGCAGCGGCATCCTGATCAACGCCGTTTGCCCCGGCTGGACCGCCACCGATCTCGGCGGCGCGGGCGGTCGTCCCGTGGCCGAGAGCGCGGAAGGCATCGTCTGGGCCGCCCTGGTCAGCGAACACGAAGCCGGCACCGGCGACTTCTACCGCGACCGCGCCCGTATCGCCTGGTAA
- a CDS encoding efflux transporter outer membrane subunit gives MKTILRSTALFAALVLAGCASVGPDYHAPKEHPVTLQGVDATQQTTANFQAQWWKQFGDPTLDSLIQRAATNAPDLKIALARLNQARAALGTAKSQQIPDVETGVSYTRSREQQPGFTDQRVTTTAYQAGFDASWELDLFGGIRRSVEAARADAAAGEASVQDAQVTLFAEVARNYFDLRGTQLRIDVAKRDIANQQDSMKVIQARVDVGTGAEQDLASAKARLASVEAQLPVLETQASADQFRIAVLLGARPGELDIDLSPATFKPIDVSIAIGGADDVLQRRPDIRIAERELAAANARIGVAKADWFPHISLGGFIGFLAGRSNDFGGADSRAFSLAPSISWQGLNVQRVASGVKGAKARAEEAHANYDRTVLTALEDVDNSLVGFNQQRERVEKLLVQAKESRRAAELAKLRYDAGRTDYLELLDAERTQLSAEDQLAEAEAAINVRAVQLYKALGGGWEACGNTSCSEVAKVP, from the coding sequence ATGAAAACGATTCTTCGTTCCACGGCCTTGTTCGCCGCCCTGGTCCTCGCTGGCTGTGCCAGCGTGGGCCCGGATTACCACGCACCGAAAGAACACCCGGTCACGCTGCAGGGCGTCGATGCCACGCAGCAGACGACGGCCAACTTCCAGGCGCAGTGGTGGAAGCAGTTTGGTGACCCGACGCTGGATAGCCTGATCCAGCGTGCGGCCACGAACGCCCCTGATCTGAAAATCGCCCTCGCCCGCCTGAACCAGGCGCGCGCGGCACTCGGTACGGCGAAGTCGCAGCAGATCCCTGACGTGGAAACGGGCGTGTCCTACACCCGCAGCCGCGAGCAGCAGCCGGGCTTCACCGACCAGCGTGTCACCACCACGGCGTACCAGGCAGGCTTCGATGCCTCCTGGGAACTCGATCTGTTCGGCGGTATTCGTCGCTCGGTGGAAGCCGCCCGTGCCGATGCCGCCGCGGGCGAAGCGTCGGTGCAGGATGCGCAGGTCACGTTGTTCGCCGAAGTGGCGCGCAACTATTTCGACCTGCGTGGCACCCAGCTACGCATCGATGTGGCCAAGCGCGATATCGCCAACCAGCAGGACTCGATGAAGGTGATCCAGGCGCGTGTCGATGTGGGCACGGGTGCCGAGCAGGACCTGGCCAGCGCGAAGGCGCGCCTGGCCTCGGTGGAAGCACAGTTGCCCGTGCTGGAAACCCAGGCCTCGGCCGACCAGTTCCGCATCGCGGTGCTTCTGGGCGCGCGCCCGGGTGAGCTGGATATCGATCTCTCGCCGGCCACGTTCAAACCGATCGATGTGAGCATCGCGATCGGTGGCGCGGATGACGTATTGCAGCGCCGGCCGGATATCCGCATCGCCGAGCGTGAGCTCGCCGCTGCAAATGCACGCATCGGCGTCGCGAAAGCGGACTGGTTCCCGCACATCTCGCTAGGCGGCTTTATTGGCTTCCTCGCAGGCCGTAGCAATGACTTCGGTGGAGCCGATTCACGCGCGTTTTCGCTGGCCCCGAGTATCTCCTGGCAGGGCCTGAACGTGCAGCGTGTCGCCTCCGGCGTAAAGGGTGCGAAAGCCCGCGCCGAGGAGGCCCATGCGAACTACGACCGCACCGTGCTCACGGCGCTGGAAGATGTCGACAATTCGCTGGTCGGCTTCAACCAGCAGCGCGAGCGCGTGGAGAAGCTGCTCGTGCAGGCGAAGGAAAGCCGCCGTGCGGCGGAACTTGCCAAGCTTCGCTACGACGCAGGCCGTACGGACTACCTTGAGTTGCTCGACGCCGAGCGCACCCAGCTCTCGGCAGAAGACCAGCTTGCGGAAGCCGAAGCCGCGATCAACGTCCGTGCCGTCCAGTTGTACAAGGCGCTCGGCGGTGGCTGGGAGGCCTGTGGCAATACCTCGTGTAGCGAGGTTGCAAAGGTGCCATGA